The sequence AATCTGCCGATCTATACCGATGAACAGTCCGAACAGCATGGCCAAAAGTAATTTCATTAAAGATTCTACATGTAAATCCATTTTTTGGCCTCCTTTCCTCACAGATAATCAATTATAACGGAAAACTGTGGGAATGATTAGCTTATTTTTTCAAAGTCAGAGCGCAAACATTGAAATAAAACGGATTACTTCCTCATCGAATGCTTTCGCAGCCTGTTCGGCTGCGCCTAGCGATGTGGAAATAACCCGCTTCTTGTATAAAGATTATTATATGCAAACTCTCCGTGGATTAGAAATAGACGAAGTCACCCATGCAGCAGCGACTCTGCACCGTCACAATAAATTTCGGTTCCAGTAATATGATCCGAATCCTCGGAAGCCAGGAACAAAGCCAGCTTCGCCACCTGATCGGGACGTCCCGGTCCTTCCTCCAGTGGTTGTCCCCCCTTTGGAAATTCAACAGGGATCTGGACTTCCTTGAGATCCTCGGAAGGGTACGTATTATCATCGATGTTCGTTGTAATCGCGCCCGGACAGATCGCATTTACGCGAATTTTGTATTGAGCCAACTCCAAAGCCGCCATCTTCATAAAAGCAACCTGCCCCGCCTTGCTGGTACTGTAGGCAGAGAAGCCAATGTTTGAAAATACCCGATTCCCGTTAATGGAGCTGTTAATCAGAATACTGCCACCACTCGTTTTAAGATGCGGGATGGCATACTTCACGGTCGCAAAGGTCCCGCGCAGGTTGATGTGTATCGTCTGATCCCAGGCCTCGATATCCATGGTTTCAATCGGAGTCATGGCACCGTTAATACCTGCATTGGCAAAAACGATATCAAGTCTCCCCCATTGGGCAGCAGCCTGCTTTACGGCTGCTTCTACCTGCTGCGGTTCAGCAATGTCACACGCAATGACGACGGCTTGCCCACCTTCCTGTTCCACCTGCTGCCTTACCTTCTCCGCATGCTCCACAGTACGATCAAGCATAATTACCTTGGCACCATTTCTCGCGAATTCAAGTACCGTAGCCGACGATGGCAACCTTGTCCTTCAGCTTCTGATCCGCCATTTTGTAATATCCTCCTTCACGATATGCATGCTTTCCAGTTAAGTTCTTTCCTTAACCTTACCCTCGCATACGGAAAGATGAATCGCCTATTAACCGTAGAGATTACTCTTCGTCTGCAGCACCTGAGCCAGATAAGCCAGCGTCAGCCCTTGGCCCCAGCCTTGAATTCGTTTCTTTGGCACCTGCCGGTAGCCGTCAATATCATTCATAACCGCGGTTCCTGCAGAGACATCGGTAACGGTGCCGTCTTCCTTGATCTTTGACAAGATCCCTTGAAGCGCAAGGTTAGAATATTTGTTATACAAACGTCCCTGCATCAACACTGCGGTGGCAATACCTGCGGAAGCAGACGTTTCCAGATAAGAGGATTCATCATCCAGCACGGTATGCCACAAGCCTTCAGGTGATTGCAGACGAACGATCGCAGCCAGTTGATCGCGAAGCGAGCCTTCAATAATCATGAAGGAAGGATGGGTAACTTCGACCAAACGCAGAGCTTTCGCCATGGTTAGCGCAGCCCAGGAATTCCCGCGTGCCCAGTACATCCCGGACATATTGTTCTGATTCACATGATCCCAGCCGTGATAATACAGGTTTGTGTCCGGATTCTGCAGAAATTGCTCATGACCGTGGTATTGGGCCAGCCCATCCTCGATATATTCGCGATTATTCAGCACATAGCCGATACGCAGCAAATAATAACCAGCCATAAACATCGTATCCACCCACGCTTGCTGAGGAAATACATAACTAAGTGAGTTCACCGTATGCTGAAAAATCCCATGGGCAAACCGCTCAGCTTTACCGCGCAAGAATTCCGCCATTTCAATCGCTATATCCAAGTATTTCTGATCTCCAGTAGCTTCGTATAGAGTCAACAGACAATGTCCGATGGATACCCCGTTGACGGAAAGCTTCGGGAGTCCTTCGGCCAGATTCTCATCTACCCAAGTCTTCAGTGCGATGAGATACTCTTCCTTGCCTGTCGCTTCATAAGCTTCACATACGCCGTAAAAAGCTACACCGCCCGGCCAATCCCAGGAAAAATCCATACGCAGAGTACGGTCTACCACACGATCAATCGTTTTTTGAATTTGTTCTTCATCAAAGGTAAAAGCTGGCATGCTTCTTACACCTCTCTCTTAAAAATGAATACTACCGTGCTATTCTCCTTGCCGCAGATGGATCAACAGATCATGAAGTCTGGCTTCACGGATTCCTTCCACCACAAGCTCTGCCAGCAGACGTGCTCCTTTAATCTGAAAATGAGTATTATCCTGCACTCCAGCCGGGTGATTCATATATTCACCGGGATAGCTCCACATGAACAATTCCTTCGACTCTTCCGGACCATATTCTTCAAAAAGCTTGCGGCTCTTCTGCTCCAGATCAATCAGCGGCACCTGCTCCGTTTCGGCCAATTCCTTCATAGCACTCAGATAATCCCTATGACTGTCCACAATTTGGCCTGCCGAATTGAACCGTCTCCGGTGTACCGGTGTTACAAGCACCGGATACGCCCCTGCACTTCTGGCCGCTGACAGCAGCAGCCGCAGGTGCTCTTGATAGGTAGAAAAGGGCTGGGTATGCCGAGCTTCATCGCCCTTGGAATCGTTATGTCCAAACTGGATAAACAGGTAATCCCGCGGCCTGATATCTGCCGCAATCGCCTTTAAATGTCCTTCCTCGATAAAGCTCTTCGAGCTGCATCCTGATAACGCCCGATTATCTACCGCCACGCCAGCTTTGAAGCTTAGCGGCAGCAGTTGCCCCCAGCCTGCATAAGGGTAACCGGACTCTCCTTGATCTGTCACCGTGGAATCACCTGCCAAATACAGAACTAGAGCTTCAGTATCAGGTTGAATCTCCAATGCATTTATCCGCGGCGCAGAGCCGGAGAAAGACAGCCGCAGCTGCCCATCCCTAATCCTCAGCGAGAAGGATTCCCGCAACCATTGTCCGGCCGGAATATTTAATGGGTCCAGCACGAACTTCCCGTTTCCGGCGCGGATAACCGTGCTGGTATCTGCAAGAACGTCACCCAGAAACAATGTTATCCGGTAAATTCCATCTGGCAAATCCACAAGAAATACGGCATGGTGCGGAATGCAGAAATCATTCCGTAAAGAATCATCTCCTCCTCTAAAGCGTCCGAATACGGACGAATCCGTTGTGAAGCCATACCCCTGCTCCAAGGTATAACGCGTGTCCGGCTGTACTTTGGTATAGCCAGGCGTTGCAACCTCCAGACCAAAATCAAAAGAATAGGATTCCAAATTCAGCCGCACCTTTCTAAAGAAATTAGCCTTTCAAGCCACTGGTGCTGATTCCATCAACAATTTGCTTTTGGAAGATAAAGAAAATAATCATAACAGGCATTAAGCTGAGCACGGACATAGCGAACATCGGGCCCCAATTAGATACAGATTCACTGTCCAGGAACATTTTCAGTCCCATAGAAACCGTGTATTTGGAAGGGGAGTTCAGATAGAGTACCGGTCCGAGCAGATCCTCCCAACGCCAGTAGAAGGAGAAGATTGCTGCTGTCGCCATAGATGGACGGATCAGCGGAAGAATGATTTTGAAATATAGCCGGAATTTGCCACAACCGTCGATCGTAGCTGCTTCATCCAGTTCCAATGGAATAGTCCGAATGAACTGCAGCATCAGAAAGGTAAAGAAAGGTACGCCGAAGAATTGGGGAATAACGATCGGTCGAATACTATCCAACCAGTTCAGCTTTGTATAAATAATGTATTGCGGTACTAGTACAACATCCGAAGGAAGCATTAACGTCATCATCATCAGGCCGAACCATAATCCATGCCCTACGAACTTGTTACGGGCAAAACCGAAGGCCACCAGTGAAGAGGAAAAGACGGCTCCAAAAGAAGCTATTATCACAATCACAAATGAATTCTTTATGAAGACTCCGAATGAGTATCCTGCGACACCTTCCCAGCCTTTGGCGTAATTTCCCCAATCCCATGGATGAGGGAACAGCTGCTGAGCAGTAACCATTACTAGGCGGCTTTCTTTAAAGGAACTCATGATCATCCACAGAATCGGGTACAACATAACTATGGCGAGTCCTCCGATAAGAACATGGTACAGCGGCCATTTCATTTTTAATTTCGTCATGGATTATTTTCCACCTCCCGATTCGTAGAAGACCCATGATTTCGATGTCTTGAATAAGATACCTGTCATAATACCGATCAACAACAGCATGACCCAGGCCATTGCCGAAGCATATCCCATGTTATTGAACATGAAAGCCTGACGGAATAAATAGAGAGAATAGAGCATTGTCCCATCCATTGGACCGCCCTCACCCTTGGATATGATGTAGGCCGGCACAAAGGTCATAAAAGCGCTGATCGTCTGCATCACTAGGTTAAACAGGATTACTGAACTAAGCAAAGGCAGAGTGATCTTGAAGAACTTCCGGAAAAAGCTGGCCCCATCAACACTGGCCGCCTCATACATTTCGCCGGGAATATTCTTTAAGCCTGCCAGAAATATCAGCATGGAGGAGCCGAACTGCCATACGGACAACGTGATCAGCATAAACAGCGAAGCGCTTGGGTCACCGAACCAGCTTACCGGTCCAAGACCGAAGAAACTGAACAATCCGTTAATAATCCCGGTATCACTAAAAATATTACGCCACATGATCGAAACTGCGACACTGCCGCCAATAATGGAAGGCAGGTAATATACCGTGCGGTACGCACCAACCATCCGCGATTTCGTATTCAGAATCATCGCCACGAACAAGGCAAAGCCCAGTCTCAGTGGCACACCGATAAATACATAAAGAAAAGTTACCTTTAAGGAATGCAGATATTTGGGGTCATTCGTAAACATCTTGGTATAATTGTCCATCCCCACCCAGTGGGGCGGGGAGAACAGATTATACTTGGTGAAAGACAGATACAGCGATACAATCATTGGCACTAGTGTAAAGCAGAGAAAACCGATTACGAACGGACTAATAAAGGCATAGCCAGTCAGATTTTTTTTCAGCTTACTGGTTAGTGTGTTTTTCTTTTTATACATTATCGGACTCGTAGAAATAGGATTGCTAACAGCCAAGGTCCTCCATCTCCTTCTCTAATTTGCTTGAATCACAGTATGGCCAGCTGTTCTATTACCGACTCTCGAGAATGGCATTTGCTTCTTTGCGGAACTGAACGGCAGCGGCATCCGGCTTAATCTGTCCGAAATTCATCTGCTCAGCAAGGTCAGTCAGCAGCGCCACTACTTCAGGGGATCCCACTGGTGGACTCATCGGTGATGTTTTGGGTTCCATATCAGCTACGAACTGAAATACCTGCTTGCCGGAATCTGATAATTCAGTAGCCAATGATTCTTTGATTTTGCTGGAAATCGGTACGCCACGTTCGCCTTTGATCAACTTATTGGCTTCGACGTTGTTCGTCCAGAAGTCAACGAATTTGGCTGCTTCTTCTTTAGCCTTGGAGTTAGAAGTAATGGACCAGTACATACTAGGCTGCATATATAGACCTTTTTCCATATCCGGGCCAGGCATTTGCGCCAGCGCCATTGGACGGTTAACAGCAATTTGCAAGGCTACGTACTGATTCGACCATTGCCACATGCCTACGCCGGTTGATTTCACGACATCTGTTTCTTCAATAACTCCCTTGTTCTGGCTCAGTTTATCCTGACTTGGAACGGCTCCCGCTTCAATCAAACCAGATAACATTCCAAAAAAATCACTAAACAACGCATCATCTTCATACCCGAGTGCAGTTCCATCAGTGTTATACAATGACATCCCTTTAGTCCGCAGATAGTAATTGAAGAACACATCTGCAGCCATCGAAGTATCCATATACAAGCCTGCTGCTTTTGCTTTCAAGGCAATTTCCTTGTATTGATCCCAAGTCCAGTTCTCCGGTATGGAATCTACCCCTGCCTTCTTCAACAGTTCTGGATCATATTGAAAACCAAGCACGTTTACGCCAAGCGGAACGCCATACTGCTTGTCACCGATTTTACCAGTAGCCAGCACGTTCTCATTGACATCAGCAACCTGGATTTGTTTATTTAGATAAGGTGTCATATCTTCCAGTTGTCCATTAGATCCATATTGATTGATATAGGAAACATCCATTTGGACGATATCGGGAAGACGATTCGCAGCGGCCTGTGGAGCCAGCTTCTTCCAGTAATCATCAAACGATGCATACTCAGGTTCAATAGTTACATTCGGGTTGGCCGCTTCATACATGTCAATAACTTGCTGTGTATAAGAATGTCTTGTGTCCCCGCCCCACCAAGCGATGCGTAATGTCACTGGTTCAGCCGCACTTGTGGCCGCCGGTGCATTACTTGCAGCAGCATTGGTTGCAGCGTCAGTTGGAGCAGCGTTGTTGTTATTCCCACCACCACAACCGGACAGCATGGATAAAAGTATTGGGATTGCCAATAAAGCAGATCTTTTTTTCAATTTCAAATCTCCCCTTTTGGTGCAATTTTTAGAAAGGCTATTCTTTCACTGTTAGCGCTTCCATGTATAGAATCTTCTCAAATTATCAGTCATTGGTGAATACAAAAAACCGTTTTGTTTGTGCAATAATCAGTTCGATTGCGGTTTCATAAAGTCTGTTGGTGTCTGACCTGTCACTTTTTTGAAGACTTGACTGAAATACTGGGCATTGCCACCAAAGCCGAAAATTTCGGCCAACTCGAAGACTTTCACATCCCCACTGCGGATAATATGCTCTGATGCCTTAGTGATCCGATAATGCATAACGTAGTTAGAGAATTTCTCACCTGTCACCTTTTTGAATATTTTCCCCAGATAATCAGAGTTCATATACAGCATCTCAGCTGCAACGGAACCTAGTGACAGCTCCGAATTCTGGTAATCCTCGGCAATGATTCGCAGCATTTTATCCACGATCGACGATTGACGGGATATGAAATGGCGATCATAAATCGCCGTCAATTTGGCGGCCACTTGTTTGACATATACTTTAAGACCACACAATGTCCCAAGCTCTGCTAGTTCCACCATCCCTGCTGTGAAGGCACTTCTTTCCTCCGGAAGACACAATCTGATCATTGCGGAATACAGCTGCAGAACGTAGGAACGGGTCACATTCATATCGAATCGCTGTGCAGAAAGCACACCGAATAGTCGTTCCAGCTCGTGGTCTACCGCCTCTATGTCCCCAGCTTTGATTAGTTGGCAGATTTGCTCTTCCTCTAAATCGATCTCCTGCCCTCCATCCAGTTCATCAACAGGAATATCACTACCTGTAATCAGACTGCCTGCATCAAGATAGAAGCGATGATTCATACACTGCAAGGTCTGCCGATACAGCTTGCGTGAGTGGATCATCCGATCAGCGTCACTGACCGCAATGGTCACGTCTATTTTATAAAATTTGCAAAAGACCTCTCTTACTTCGCCAATACGTGTGAGCAGAGTGTCACTCTTGACTGTGTCTTCCTCATGCTCTAATAAAATCAGCAAATGGCTGCCGATCGTAGCACTCAGCAATACCTCCTGGAGCATATCCTGAGCAATATTTTGCAAGGCGAACAAATGCTCATATTCGTAGGAATCTTCAAGTCTGAACAGAATCAACCGGACAAACTTGCCGTTCAACTCAATGCCGAACAACTCCTGATAATACTCCAAATCATGGCTTCCATAGGTTTTATTAGAAATCCATTCCTTCAGGAATTGTTCCTTAACATGGGGAAGGACTTTGGTCAGACGCTGCTTCATACTGGCGACAAATAACTCTCGGCTATCCAGTTCCTCAAGCTCTTGTACCAGCTCTACCAGTGCTTCATGGATCTGATTCTCGTTACAGGGCTTTAGCAAGTAATGCTTGACTCCATGCTGCATGGCTGTTCTCGCATAATCAAAATCCTTATATCCGGTAAGCATAATGAATTTCACATCTGGAAAGCGCTCACTGCAGCGTTGCACCAAGCCCAAACCATCCAACCCGGGCATAGCAATATCTGTGATGACAATCTGCGGACGCAAGGATTCAATCTTCTCCAGTGCTTCAATGCCGTTTCGAGCGGTACCCACCAGCTCCACACCAGCTTTCCCCCAATCCACAACCTGAGACATACCCTCTAGTATTAGACGTTCATCATCAACGAGCAGCAATCTATACATCCTTAACCTCTCCTCTCAAATAGGGAATCCGTACATGAATTGTTGTTCCTCTACCGGATATACTTTCAATTCCCGTACCCCATTCCTGGCCGAAGACCAGCTGAATACGCTCCGTGATATTAGCCAGTCCAATCCCCTCGCCACGAGTCTCGATTCTGCCTTGTTGCAAGGCGCTGATAAACTCAGCCGTCATACCTGGCCCGTTATCACTTACCCGCAGATCCAATCCATGTTCTAGGAGCTCGACTGTAATTGAAATCGTACATGGCTCAATATTCGGTTCGAGCGCATAACGAATTGCATTCTCTATCAGCGGCTGTAGTGTCAGCTTCGGAATCATGGCATCCTGGAAACACTTAGGGATATCCATGTGAAAATCAAGCCTTTCCTCAAACCGTGTCTTCTGAATGGTGACATAGCTATGAACGATACTCAGTTCCTTTTCCAGCGTGATCAACGGATCTTTGAGACCAATGGAGCTGCGCAGCAAGTAGCCAAGTGCTTCCACCATCTCGGAAATTTTGGACTGTTTGTTCATTTTAGCCAGCCAGTTAATAGATTCAAGCGTATTGTACAGAAAATGCGGATTTATCTGTGCTTGCAGTGCTTTAAGCTCAGTCTCCCGAATAATAAGCTGCTTCGAATAATTCTCATCAATGAGCTCCCTAATCCGGCGGATCATCATTTTGAAGGTCCGGTTCAGCTGACTAACCTCATCCTGTGCCGTTTGTGAGACCATGCCGAGCGCCTGTTCCTCCAGATTATCCAGATCGCCCATTTCGATCTTCCTCATTCGGTCTGTCAGCTTTGAGATTGGACGCACGATACTACGGGCGAACCGATAACCCAGTAGCAATCCCAGCAGTAAAAGACAAGCAAATATTATAACTACCAGCCTTTTGACTAAAGAAATTTGCTGAAACATTCCGTTAAAAGGAGTGGCGTTAATGTAAGTCCAATCCATATAAGATGATTTAGTCTTAGCTAAGAAATAAGTCCCGCTGTCATAGCTTGCTGTACGATAAGCCTCAGGGCGTTCTATCTCCCTTGCCAGCTCCTGCGGCAGAAGTATCGATTTTTCAGGATAAATGGCTAACCCAGTTAGTGTGTCGGCAACAATTAGCTGCCCTTTGCTCGTTGTTGATTCGGTATTGTCTGCGATAATTCGATCAATGCGGATGCGTATGACAAGTGTCCCGAGATTATCCAGGGTAAAGGTTGAACCCGTATAAGACTTGATCTGCCGGACAGCCAACAAGGAGTTTTTGGTGCCTTGGTTGTACCATACATTACTGCCGCCGGCTTCCATTGCCAGTGGCTTCAGCTGGTCCTGAAGGGATTGCGACACTCCCTCGCGATTGCCAGCCGTCATTACCCCATCACCGGCATCCATGAGCATCATAGAATAGACATATTTCTCCGCACCGGCAAAAGCCACCAATCGGTTGATGATCTTATTATTTAGTACCTGTCTTTCATAAGGTTGAGGATTGTTACGCAACTGGCGCAGGCATTGCTGAATCTGTTCATCAGACACTACCGTAAAGGATAGCTGCTCCAATTCCCGCAGTTCACTTTCAATGCTGATTGATGACATCCCTAGTACCTCTGATGCCTTCTCGTAAATCTGCTGATCGTATATTCGGTATACATACTGAAGGACAGTTAGGGAGATAAAAAAGGAAAGTAACAATAAGAAACAGATCAGCATTATCATTTTATTAAATATTCCCGAATTATTGTAAGCGCTCTTATTTCTGCGTATCATCAGCATTACCACTCTTCTTTCTAGGAGGATTGAATACTGCTTTAATTATTAATTATTTCACTTTAACATAATTCAGTATAGAGTTTTGTGAAATTAAGCACCAAAAAGGCTTGAACATGTTCTCTGAGATCAGACAACATGTCCAAGCCTTTATAATACCTGCCCCTAAAGTCTATGCACTAACCGAGCATCATTCGATCATCAGCCAACTTATGTCCGCTGATCGTTTCGAATTCGCCTAGCAGACGCTCTACGGTCAGATCTTTCTTGCGGGTTTCATCAATATCAAGCACAACAGTTCCTTTGTCCATCATAATTAAGCGGTTGCCCAGACGAATCGCCTGTTCCATATTATGCGTTACCATCAGCGTAGTCAGCTTCAATTCACGAACAATGGATTCAGTCAGCTTCGTGATCAGTTCTGCACGCGAAGGATCAAGGGCTGCGGTATGCTCATCCAGCAGGAGAATCTGCGGCTCTGTGAAGGTAGCCATCAGCAGGCTGAGCGCCTGTCTCTCCCCGCCGGACAACAATCCCACTTTAGCGCGCAGACGATTCTCAAGCCCGATACCCAAGCGGTTTAGTTGCTCACGGAACATCGTGCGTTTCGCTGCGGATACGCCAAAGGCAAACCCTCTATTCATGCCGCGCTTATAAGCCATCGCCAGGTTCTCTTCAATCGTCATATGTGGTGCTGTTCCTGCCATAGGGTCCTGAAAGACACGGCCAATCCAGCGGCTGCGTTGATATTCCGCCAAATGACTGATCGACTTGCCTTCAACGCGGACATCCCCGAGATCCGGCTTCATGACACCAGAAATAATATTCATTAGTGTCGATTTGCCAGCGCCATTGCTACCAATAATAGTGACGAAGTCACCGGAAAGAAGCTCCAGATCAATGCCGAGCAGTGCTATTTTCTCATCGGGTGTACCTGGATTAAATAGCTTGGAGACGTTATCGAGCTTTAACATCGACCGCACCTCCATTCTTCTTGATTAAAGCCAGTTCAGCCAATTCAGCTGTCCGCTTACGTCCCGAACTTCTCTGCTTGAAATAGCGCTGAATGGATGGGAATACAAGTGCGATTATAACGATAATAGCTGTTATAAGCTTTAGGTCTGAAGCCTGTAGCCACTCCACGCGTAAGGCCAGCGCTACCACGATCCGGTAAACGATAGAACCTAACACTACCGCCAAAGTAGCACGGAATACACTACCAGATCCGAACACGGCTTCGCCAATAATTACGGAGGCTAAACCGATTACAATCATCCCTACACCCATTGAGGCATCCGCAAATGTAGAATACTGAGCAATAAGTGCTCCCGAGAGCGCAACTAATCCATTGGACAAGCTGATACCCAAAATAGTCGTATTGTCCGTATTCACCCCAAAGCTGCGAATCATCCGCGCATTGTCACCTGTCGCCCGCAATGACAACCCGAGATCGGTACGCAGGAAAAGATCCATTAGCACCTTTACCGCTATCACTATAAATGGCATGACCAACAGTGGATTAACGGATGTGAAAAGCTGATTTTCACCCATTAGCGACACATTCGGTTTGTCCAAAATTCGCAAGTTAATAGAATAAAGTGCAATCATCATCAGAATCCCGGACAGCAATCCATTGATCTTGCCTTTAGTATGTAGCAGACCTGTACACATGCCAGCCGCCATTCCACCAGCGAGCGCGGCCAAAGTGGCCAACCATGGTGAATAACCGTGTGTAATCATTACCGCTGCAATTGCACCACCCGTTGTGAAGCTACCATCCACAGTCAAATCTGGAAAATCTAAAATCCGAAAAGTAATGTATACACCTAAAGCCATAAATGAATATAACAAGCCCATTTCAACTGCTCCAAGCAATGAATCTATCATAGGTGACTTCCTCCTTCAAGCGGCAAGGGGCGTCCTCTTAGGAATCGCCCCCTTATTTCCTGTCTTATTGAATAATATTGTTAGTTGGATCGGCAACTTCTGCCTTCATGGCGTCAGTCACTTCAATACCTTGCTCCGTTGCTGCTTTCAGGTTAAGAATAAGATCCAGCTTCTCTTGCATAGTTACTTTCAGATCTCCTGGGCTCTTGCCGTTCTTTAATACCTCAACCGCCATTTGTCCGACTTGGTAACCATGATCATAGTATTTGAAGCCGACGGTTGCAAAAGCGCCTTTCTCTACCGTATCACGGTCACTGGAGAAGAATGGGAGCTTGTTGGCATTTGCAGTTTGGATAATGGTATCCACACCACTTACCACCGTGTTATCCAGCGTGATATATAAAGCATCTACGCGTCCTACAAGAGATTCAGCTGCTTGTTTCACTTCTGAGGTATTCGTAATAGGAGCCTTCACAAGCTCAATACCATGCTTGTCGAGTGCAGCCTTGGCTAAATCCGCCATAACAACCGCATTGGCTTCACCTTCATTAATGACCAGGCCTAGCTTCTTTACATTAGGGAACTGGGTAGCAATGAAATCCATCAGTCGCGTAATCGCTGCTGGGTTCGTATCAGAAGCACCGGAGACGTTGCCGCCCGGATGTTCCAGATCAGTCACAATCTTAGCATCTAGCGGGTCCGTGACAGCAGCGAACAGAATTGGTGTCTTTTTATCCTCATTCTGCACAACAGCCTGGGCTGATGGAGTAGCGATAGCCAGAACCAAATCATTATCGTCAGCGGCAATCTTCTGGGCAATGGAAAGGTTGTTGGCTTGATCCGCCTGTGCATTCTCAAGATCTACTGTGAGGTTCTCTCCCTCAACAATACCTGCATCCTTCAAAGCGGCTAGGAAACCCTCACGAGTGGCATCCAGTGACGGATGTTCTACATATTGGGAAATCGCAATTTTGTAGGATTTGGTTTCTGTATTCGCAGCTGCAGTAGCTTCTGCCTTGTTGCCAGAGTTTGCAGTATTACCTGTGTTAACTGCTGTATTATTGTTATTGCCACAACCCGCTGCTACCAGCATCAAGCACATGCTTAAACCAACCC comes from Paenibacillus sp. 19GGS1-52 and encodes:
- a CDS encoding sensor histidine kinase, encoding MIRRNKSAYNNSGIFNKMIMLICFLLLLSFFISLTVLQYVYRIYDQQIYEKASEVLGMSSISIESELRELEQLSFTVVSDEQIQQCLRQLRNNPQPYERQVLNNKIINRLVAFAGAEKYVYSMMLMDAGDGVMTAGNREGVSQSLQDQLKPLAMEAGGSNVWYNQGTKNSLLAVRQIKSYTGSTFTLDNLGTLVIRIRIDRIIADNTESTTSKGQLIVADTLTGLAIYPEKSILLPQELAREIERPEAYRTASYDSGTYFLAKTKSSYMDWTYINATPFNGMFQQISLVKRLVVIIFACLLLLGLLLGYRFARSIVRPISKLTDRMRKIEMGDLDNLEEQALGMVSQTAQDEVSQLNRTFKMMIRRIRELIDENYSKQLIIRETELKALQAQINPHFLYNTLESINWLAKMNKQSKISEMVEALGYLLRSSIGLKDPLITLEKELSIVHSYVTIQKTRFEERLDFHMDIPKCFQDAMIPKLTLQPLIENAIRYALEPNIEPCTISITVELLEHGLDLRVSDNGPGMTAEFISALQQGRIETRGEGIGLANITERIQLVFGQEWGTGIESISGRGTTIHVRIPYLRGEVKDV
- a CDS encoding ATP-binding cassette domain-containing protein gives rise to the protein MLKLDNVSKLFNPGTPDEKIALLGIDLELLSGDFVTIIGSNGAGKSTLMNIISGVMKPDLGDVRVEGKSISHLAEYQRSRWIGRVFQDPMAGTAPHMTIEENLAMAYKRGMNRGFAFGVSAAKRTMFREQLNRLGIGLENRLRAKVGLLSGGERQALSLLMATFTEPQILLLDEHTAALDPSRAELITKLTESIVRELKLTTLMVTHNMEQAIRLGNRLIMMDKGTVVLDIDETRKKDLTVERLLGEFETISGHKLADDRMMLG
- a CDS encoding ABC transporter permease gives rise to the protein MIDSLLGAVEMGLLYSFMALGVYITFRILDFPDLTVDGSFTTGGAIAAVMITHGYSPWLATLAALAGGMAAGMCTGLLHTKGKINGLLSGILMMIALYSINLRILDKPNVSLMGENQLFTSVNPLLVMPFIVIAVKVLMDLFLRTDLGLSLRATGDNARMIRSFGVNTDNTTILGISLSNGLVALSGALIAQYSTFADASMGVGMIVIGLASVIIGEAVFGSGSVFRATLAVVLGSIVYRIVVALALRVEWLQASDLKLITAIIVIIALVFPSIQRYFKQRSSGRKRTAELAELALIKKNGGAVDVKAR
- a CDS encoding ABC transporter substrate-binding protein, which translates into the protein MKRKNIWVGLSMCLMLVAAGCGNNNNTAVNTGNTANSGNKAEATAAANTETKSYKIAISQYVEHPSLDATREGFLAALKDAGIVEGENLTVDLENAQADQANNLSIAQKIAADDNDLVLAIATPSAQAVVQNEDKKTPILFAAVTDPLDAKIVTDLEHPGGNVSGASDTNPAAITRLMDFIATQFPNVKKLGLVINEGEANAVVMADLAKAALDKHGIELVKAPITNTSEVKQAAESLVGRVDALYITLDNTVVSGVDTIIQTANANKLPFFSSDRDTVEKGAFATVGFKYYDHGYQVGQMAVEVLKNGKSPGDLKVTMQEKLDLILNLKAATEQGIEVTDAMKAEVADPTNNIIQ